The nucleotide sequence CCGCCTTTACCGCGTTTGACCTCAGGTTGTACCGGGGTATATAGGCGCTTATGAGCGCCCTCGGCGACGTCATGAATTGGACCCGCGACCAAGTTGTGTCGCGAGTCCCCAGAGCCGACCTCGATCAGCGGGATCCGGACTACATCCGCGACCAGCTGCCCGGGACCTGGCTGCTGGCGTCGTTGTACTTCCGGGCCGACGTGACGGGCCTGGAGCGGATCCCCGCCGAGGGCCCGGTGCTGCTGGTCGGCAACCACAGCGGCGGCAACGTCCCGCCGGACACGTTCGTGTTCACGCTGGCGTTTTGCTCCTACTTCGGCGTGGAGCGCCCCTTTTATCAATTGGCCCACAACCTCGTCGTCTCGGCGCCGCCGCTGGGCTGGCTGCGAAAGTTCGGCACCGTCGCCGCCAACCATGAGAATGCCCGGTTGGCCCTGGAGTCCGGGGCAGCGCTGCTGGTCTACCCGGGCGGCGACTACGAGGTTTTCCGGCCGTCCTGGGAGCGCCACAGGGTCGATTTCGGTGGGCGGATGGGTTACGTCAGGTTGGCCCGCGATGCCGGCGTGCCGATCGTCCCCGTCGCCAGCGTCGGCGGCCAGGAGAGCGCGCTGTATCCTCAGCCGCGGGCAATGGCTGGCCAAACTGCTGCGGACGGATAAAGTGCTGCGGCTCAAGAGCATTCCGATATCGCTGGCACTGCCGTGGGGGCTGAACATCAGCGATCTGGCGGGCCATTTCCCGCTGCCCACCAAGATCGCGATCGAGGTGCAAGAACCGATCGAAGTCGACGGTGACGACGAGGTCGTGCACAAGAAGGTACTTGCCAGCCTGCAGGACGGCGTCGATCGTCTCGCCGCCAAGCGTCGCTTCCCGGTGCTGGGCTGATGCGCGTCGAACGCCGGTGCGTGATCAACGCCGATCGCGACGTCGTCTGGAAGATTGTCGGCGACCCGGACTGCTACCCGTCGTTCATGACCAACCTGGAGCGCTGGGAATCGGCCAACGAGCAGCGTGCCGGCGTCGGTGCGCGTTACACCGTGCATTGGAAGATCGGTTCGGTGCCGGTTGGCGGGCTGATCGAGGTGGTCGAGTTCGACGAGGGTCGCGACCTGGCCTTCGTGGGGATCACGGGCATCACCGTGCGGGGCCGGATCCGGCTGCGTGACGCCGGCCCGGGTCAAACGAAGGTGATGTTCCGGCTGTCGTATCAGGCGCCGGGCGGGCTGCTCGGCTACATCGCCGACCGGATCGCCGTGCGTCAGGTGGGCCGGACTTTGGCCGGCACCCTGAAGTGCCTCAAGCGGCTTGCCGAGTCGTAGCGCTAGAGGGGCGCTACAGCGGTATGAAGCGCCGCAGCTTTCCGCTGTCCTGATGACGACGCAGGCTGTCGGTCACCTGAATCCGAATCGTCGGCTCGGACAGGCCGCGCCGGCGCAGCTCGGCGACCAACGATGTGGTCAGCGCCGCCACGTCCAAGGTGTCCAGGGCGCCCACCACGACGATTTCGGCCCCGGTGGCCGTTTGGGTGACCTGATACTCCGACACCCGCGGCTGAGTTCCGAGAATATGACGAAACGCGATGGGCGGCACCGTCGTTGCGCCGTAACGGAAGTCCTCGTCGCGCCGCCCGCCGATGTCGGCGACGCGCACGAACGCACAACCGCACGCGCACTCGCCGGCCAGCGATGTGACCTCGTCGCCGAGGTCGTAGCGAATGAACGGGAAGGTCCAATTGCTCAGCCCGGTGGCCAGGGTCCGCGCCGCGGGCTCGTCGGGACCGACCGGGGTGCCGTGGTCGTCGACGCGTTCGATGATGACCTCGTCCTCGCAGACGTGCAGCCCGGGCCCGTATCCGC is from Mycobacterium conspicuum and encodes:
- a CDS encoding SRPBCC family protein; amino-acid sequence: MRVERRCVINADRDVVWKIVGDPDCYPSFMTNLERWESANEQRAGVGARYTVHWKIGSVPVGGLIEVVEFDEGRDLAFVGITGITVRGRIRLRDAGPGQTKVMFRLSYQAPGGLLGYIADRIAVRQVGRTLAGTLKCLKRLAES